Genomic window (Moraxella haemolytica):
GCTGAAGAAAAAGACGACTTCAATGTTGTTCTAACTTCTGGCGGCGACAAGAAAGTAGCTGTTATTAAAGTAGTTCGTGAAGTAACTGGTCTAGGTCTAAAAGAAGCTAAAGACCTAGTTGAAGGTGCTCCACAAACTATCAAAGAAGGTGCATCTAAAGCTGAAGCTGAAGAGCTTAAGAAGAAACTTGAAGAAGCTGGCGCAAGCGTTGAGCTTAAGTAATTTTAGTCATCAGTTGCCATTGATGATTTAATGGTCTGATTAAAATGATTTAAAAAAGCCAATTTTGCATTTGCAATTTTGGCTTTTTTATTGGTTTTAAATCAAGGTTTGGTATATATACCAAATCTATCATGCGTTATCTTGCTTTGGTTCATCTGATGGCAAGTGGTTTTGTCATACTTGACAATAATTTGTATTGTGAAATATGTAGTATTTTAGACAACGACTGTTTGATTGATATATTTGCAGATTGTTAGATTGGCTACCTAGCTGGATTATCCCAAATTGATGCAAATTATTTATGTTATGCTTGCTTTTTATGATTATTTTTGTTAGAATTTATTATTTGACCTTTTGTGTTAGTTGTTCTTGTCAAGCAGAAAACACAAACTAAAAGGACAAACATACCCTATGCAAAACGACTTAATTTGTAATTAACCAAAGAAATAGCTAAATATCGCTTGGTATTTGGCATTTTGTCGTGTTTGTTTGATATGCAGTAGGGGCGTATCTGACAAATTGCGTGGGTTTTATGGGCGTTTGACAGCCGTCCCTTTATTGACAGTATTTCATTTTTAAAGGTTGGCTCTTGTTTTTGCAATGGGCTTTTCCAAATTAACGTAAGGAATCTTAATGGCTTATTCTTATACCGAAAAGAAACGCATTCGTAAAAGTTTTTCTAGACTTCCAGACGTCATGGATGTACCGTATCTATTGGCAATCCAAGTAGATTCTTACGAGCAGTTCTTACAAGAACACAAAAAGCCAAAAGAGCGTGCTAATGTTGGTCTGCAAGCTGCTTTTTCATCAATTTTCCCAATCGCTAGCCACTCTGGTAACGCTGAGCTTCAGTTTGTTGAGTATTATTTGGGTGAACCTGAATTTGATGAGCGTGAGTGTATCATGCGTGGCTCAACTTTTGCTGCACCACTGCGTGTAAAAATTCGTTTGGTCATTAAAGATAAGGACAGCAAAGATAAAGATAGCAAGGCGGCAATCAAAGACATTCGTGAGCAGAGTGTCTTTATGGGCGAAATTCCGCTGATGACAGACAATGGTACTTTCATCATCAATGGTACCGAGCGTGTCATCGTATCGCAGCTGCATCGTTCGCCAGGTGTTTTCTTTGACCATGATAAGGGCAAATCGCATTCAAGTGGTAAGGTGCTTTATAATGCTCGCATCATTCCTTATCGTGGTTCTTGGCTTGACTTTGAGTTTGATGTTAAAGATTTGGTGTATGTGCGTATTGACCGTCGCCGTAAGTTGCTTGCCACCATTATTTTGCGTGCAATCGGTATGGAGACAGCAGACATTCTATCTACCTTCTTTGAAACGGTTGAGGTTTATAAAGGTGATGAATCGTTTGAAATTGAGCTGATTGCTGAACACTTGCAAGGTGAAATGGCTCAATTTGACATTGTATCGCCTGAAGGTAAGGTCATTGTTGAGCAAGGTAAGCGTATTAATGCTCGCCGTATCAAGGAAATCCAAGCATCCGGTATGACAAAACTTGCTGTGCCTGATGAGTATCTGTATGAGCGTATTTTAGCAGAGGATATTGTTTATCACGATGAAGTGATTGCCCGTGCCAATACCTTAATCAACCATGATCTTTTGGTAAAATTGGCGGACAAGAGCATTAAAGGCTTTAAGATTTTATTCACTAACGACATTGACCATGGTGCGTACATTGCCGATACCTTGCGTGCTGATACCGTGATGTCTCGTGAAGAGGCATTGATTGAGATCTACAAGGTGATGCGTCCAGGTGAGCCGCCAACGCTAGAAACTGCTGAAAAATTGTTTGAACAAATGTTCTTTAGCCAAGAGCGTTACGATTTGTCCAATGTCGGTCGCATGAAGTTCAATCGCCGTTTGGGTCGTGATTTTATCGATACTGATGACATTGATGTACAGCGTGAACAAGGCGTACTATCTAATCAAGACATCATTGATGTACTAAAAGAGCTGATTGAAATTCGCAACGGTCGTGGCGAAGTGGATGATATTGATCATCTGGGCAACCGCCGTATCCGTTCAGTGGGCGAGATGACAGAGAATCAATTCCGTATTGGTTTGGCTCGTGTGGAGCGTGCAGTTAAAGAGCGTCTGACAACTGCAGAGTCAGATAGCCTATCGCCACAAGATTTAATTAACTCAAAACCTGTGGCAGCAGCGATGAAAGAATTCTTTGGTTCATCGCAGTTATCGCAGTTTATGGATCAAAACAACCCGCTTTCAGAGATTACCCATAAGCGTCGTGTATCAGCACTTGGTCCTGGTGGTTTGACTCGTGAGCGTGCAGGCTTTGAGGTGCGAGATGTGCATAATACGCACTATGGTCGTGTCTGTCCGATTGAGACACCTGAAGGTCCAAACATTGGTTTGATTAACTCTTTGGCAGTATTTGCTAAGACCAATAACTTTGGCTTTTTGGAGACGCCGTATCGCCGTGTTATCGATGGCAAGGTAACTGACGACATTGAATACATGTCAGCCATTGAAGAGGTGGGTTCGGTGATTGCACAGGCAGACTCGCCAATGAACGAAAATGGCGAACTGACCGAAGAGATGGTCATGGTGCGTTATCAGGGTGAATCGGTGCGTATGGGTGTGGATAAGGTTACCCATATGGATGTATCGCCACGCCAAGTTGTCTCGGTGGCAGCGTCTTTGATTCCGTTCCTTGAACACGATGATGCTAACCGTGCCTTGATGGGTGCGAACATGCAGCGTCAAGCTGTACCGACTTTGCGTTCTGATAAACCGCTTGTGGGTACTGGCATGGAGCGTCATGTGGCTCGTGATAGTGGTGTGTGTGTGGTCGCTAAGCGTGGTGGTGTGATTGAAGAAGTTGATGCCAGCCGTGTCATCGTGCGTGTTAATGAGAGCGAGATGACCGTTGGTGAAGCGGGCATTGATATTTATAATTTGATTAAGTACACCCGTTCCAACCAAAATACCTGTATTAACCAACGCATTATTGTCAACGAAGGCGATGTGATTGCTCGAGGAGACATCTTGGCTGATGGACCATCGACCGATTTGGGTGAATTGGCACTTGGTCAGAACATGCGTGTGGCGTTCATGCCGTGGAATGGCTATAACTTTGAGGACTCCATCTTATTGTCCGAGCGAGTGGTACAAGAAGATCGGTTTACTACCATTCATATCCAAGAGCTAACCTGTGTGGCTCGTGATACCAAGCTAGGCCCCGAAGAAATCACTGGCGATATTCCGAATGTGGGTGAGGCAGCGCTTGCCAACCTTGATGAGGCAGGTATTGTCTATATCGGTGCTGAAGTGGATGCGGGTGATATTTTGGTCGGTAAAGTAACACCAAAAGGCGAAAGTCAGCTAACCCCAGAAGAAAAGCTACTTCGTGCCATCTTTGGTGAAAAGGCAGCCGATGTTAAAGATACTTCACTTCGTGTACCATCATCAACTAAGGGTACAGTAATTGATGTGCAGGTATTTACTCGTGATGGTTTAGAAAAAGACAGTCGTGCCAAAGCCATTGAAAAGGCAATGTTGGACAACTATCGCAAAGACTTAAAAGAAGAGTTGGTGATTTTTGAAGCGGCGGCTCGTGGTCGTATCGTACATCTGCTTGATGGCGAGGTAGTAAGTGGCGGTGCAGGCTTTAAGGCAGGTACAGTATTGACAGCAGTGGATATGGAGCATTTATCTCTTGAAAGTTTGTTGGACATTCAACCCGCCAAAGAGGAAGTCTCTGAGCGTTTGACCCAAATCTCTGAATATCTGACTGACAAGCAAAAAGAGATTGATAACAAATTTGCTGAGAAAAAACGCAAATTGACCGCAGGCGATGATCTGGCACATGGTGTACAAAAAATCGTTAAGGTGTATTTGGCAGTGAAACGCCGTATTCAACCTGGTGATAAGATGGCAGGTCGCCATGGTAAC
Coding sequences:
- the rplL gene encoding 50S ribosomal protein L7/L12, whose product is MSLTNEQILDAIAEKSVMEIVELISAMEEKFGVSAAALAAAPAAGGEAAAAEEKDDFNVVLTSGGDKKVAVIKVVREVTGLGLKEAKDLVEGAPQTIKEGASKAEAEELKKKLEEAGASVELK
- the rpoB gene encoding DNA-directed RNA polymerase subunit beta; amino-acid sequence: MAYSYTEKKRIRKSFSRLPDVMDVPYLLAIQVDSYEQFLQEHKKPKERANVGLQAAFSSIFPIASHSGNAELQFVEYYLGEPEFDERECIMRGSTFAAPLRVKIRLVIKDKDSKDKDSKAAIKDIREQSVFMGEIPLMTDNGTFIINGTERVIVSQLHRSPGVFFDHDKGKSHSSGKVLYNARIIPYRGSWLDFEFDVKDLVYVRIDRRRKLLATIILRAIGMETADILSTFFETVEVYKGDESFEIELIAEHLQGEMAQFDIVSPEGKVIVEQGKRINARRIKEIQASGMTKLAVPDEYLYERILAEDIVYHDEVIARANTLINHDLLVKLADKSIKGFKILFTNDIDHGAYIADTLRADTVMSREEALIEIYKVMRPGEPPTLETAEKLFEQMFFSQERYDLSNVGRMKFNRRLGRDFIDTDDIDVQREQGVLSNQDIIDVLKELIEIRNGRGEVDDIDHLGNRRIRSVGEMTENQFRIGLARVERAVKERLTTAESDSLSPQDLINSKPVAAAMKEFFGSSQLSQFMDQNNPLSEITHKRRVSALGPGGLTRERAGFEVRDVHNTHYGRVCPIETPEGPNIGLINSLAVFAKTNNFGFLETPYRRVIDGKVTDDIEYMSAIEEVGSVIAQADSPMNENGELTEEMVMVRYQGESVRMGVDKVTHMDVSPRQVVSVAASLIPFLEHDDANRALMGANMQRQAVPTLRSDKPLVGTGMERHVARDSGVCVVAKRGGVIEEVDASRVIVRVNESEMTVGEAGIDIYNLIKYTRSNQNTCINQRIIVNEGDVIARGDILADGPSTDLGELALGQNMRVAFMPWNGYNFEDSILLSERVVQEDRFTTIHIQELTCVARDTKLGPEEITGDIPNVGEAALANLDEAGIVYIGAEVDAGDILVGKVTPKGESQLTPEEKLLRAIFGEKAADVKDTSLRVPSSTKGTVIDVQVFTRDGLEKDSRAKAIEKAMLDNYRKDLKEELVIFEAAARGRIVHLLDGEVVSGGAGFKAGTVLTAVDMEHLSLESLLDIQPAKEEVSERLTQISEYLTDKQKEIDNKFAEKKRKLTAGDDLAHGVQKIVKVYLAVKRRIQPGDKMAGRHGNKGVVSRIMPVEDMPYDEKGNPVDIVLNPLGVPSRMNIGQVLETHLGMAARGLGDKINEMMRAQAAVGELREFLDKIYNKVGGEQVDLDSLSDEDILAMSENLRAGVPMGTAVFDGAKESQIKELLELAGLDKSGQQTLYDGRTGKKFDRPVTVGYMYMLKLNHLVDDKMHARSTGSYSLVTQQPLGGKAQFGGQRFGEMEVWALEAYGATYTLQEMLTVKSDDVEGRTRMYKNIVDGEQYMNPGMPESFNVLTKEIRSLGINIDLKEKKK